The Methanomassiliicoccales archaeon DNA segment CGACAACATAACGCAACGTGCCGGCGGTGGAGCCCATGGCCACGATAACGTATTCGGCGTCATCGGTGCGGTATCCTTCCACCAGATCGTACTTACGCCCGGAGACCTTGGCGAAATCGGCCATGACCTCTCTGGTCACGTCCATGGCGGCTTCCATGGCCACGGCCTGCTGGTATTTGATCTCGAAGAAGTAGTCAGGCATGGCGATGGGACCGTAGGTCGTAGGGTTCTTAATGTCCAGCAGCGGCCTGGTAGCCTTGAACGGACCGACGAACTTCTTCACCACCTCATCGTCCAGAGGTATTAAGCGCTCCAAGGCGTGGGTGATGATGAACCCATCGATGCAGGACATGATCGGCAATCGCACATTCATGTGCTCAGCGATGCGGAAGGACATCAGGGTGTTGTCATAGGCCTCCTGGACGTTCTCTCCGAATATCTGCACCCACCCGGAGTCCCTGGCACCCATGGAATCGCTGTGGTCGCAATGGATGTTGATAGGCCCGCTGAGAGTGCGGTTGGCAATGGCCATGACGATAGGCGTCCTCATGGATGCCGTTACGTACAACATCTCCCACATGAAGGCCAGTCCGGCCGAGGCCGTGGCCGTGGCCACCCTGGCCCCGGCGGCGGAGGCGCCCAAGCATATGCTCAGGGCGCTATGCTCCGACTCGGCGCAGACGTACTCAGTATCAACCTGACCGTCGGCCACGTATTCGGAGAAAGCCTCCACGATGATGGTCTGCGGAGTGATGGGGTAGGCCGCCACAACATCC contains these protein-coding regions:
- the porA gene encoding pyruvate ferredoxin oxidoreductase, coding for MSEPMAINGDTAIAMAWKQVNPDVVAAYPITPQTIIVEAFSEYVADGQVDTEYVCAESEHSALSICLGASAAGARVATATASAGLAFMWEMLYVTASMRTPIVMAIANRTLSGPINIHCDHSDSMGARDSGWVQIFGENVQEAYDNTLMSFRIAEHMNVRLPIMSCIDGFIITHALERLIPLDDEVVKKFVGPFKATRPLLDIKNPTTYGPIAMPDYFFEIKYQQAVAMEAAMDVTREVMADFAKVSGRKYDLVEGYRTDDAEYVIVAMGSTAGTLRYVVDQLREKGMKVGAVKVRLFRPFPAEDMAKLLKGKKAVAVMDRAMSPGTGGVLYLDVLESISRMKDSPRVSNYIYGLGGRDVMPGQLIGVFDEIIAGKGERVNYMGVRI